One Gallus gallus isolate bGalGal1 chromosome 11, bGalGal1.mat.broiler.GRCg7b, whole genome shotgun sequence DNA window includes the following coding sequences:
- the MMP2 gene encoding 72 kDa type IV collagenase preproprotein encodes MKTHSVFGFFFKVLLIQVYLFNKTLAAPSPIIKFPGDSTPKTDKELAVQYLNKYYGCPKDNCNLFVLKDTLKKMQKFFGLPETGDLDQNTIETMKKPRCGNPDVANYNFFPRKPKWEKNHITYRIIGYTPDLDPETVDDAFARAFKVWSDVTPLRFNRINDGEADIMINFGRWEHGDGYPFDGKDGLLAHAFAPGPGIGGDSHFDDDELWTLGEGQVVRVKYGNADGEYCKFPFWFNGKEYNSCTDAGRNDGFLWCSTTKDFDADGKYGFCPHESLFTMGGNGDGQPCKFPFKFQGQSYDQCTTEGRTDGYRWCGTTEDYDRDKKYGFCPETAMSTVGGNSEGAPCVFPFIFLGNKYDSCTSAGRNDGKLWCASTSSYDDDRKWGFCPDQGYSLFLVAAHEFGHAMGLEHSEDPGALMAPIYTYTKNFRLSQDDIKGIQELYEVSPDVEPGPGPGPGPGPRPTLGPVTPELCKHDIVFDGVAQIRGEIFFFKDRFMWRTVNPRGKPTGPLLVATFWPDLPEKIDAVYESPQDEKAVFFAGNEYWVYTASNLDRGYPKKLTSLGLPPDVQRIDAAFNWGRNKKTYIFSGDRYWKYNEEKKKMELATPKFIADSWNGVPDNLDAVLGLTDSGYTYFFKDQYYLQMEDKSLKIVKIGKISSDWLGC; translated from the exons cAATACCTGAATAAATATTATGGATGCCCAAAAGACAATTGCAACTTATTTGTATTGAAAGatactttgaagaaaatgcagaaatttttTGGGCTGCCTGAAACAGGAGATTTGGATCAAAACACAATTGAGACAATGAAGAAACCCCGCTGTGGTAACCCCGATGTGGCCAATTACAACTTCTTTCCAAGAAAGCCAAAATGGGAAAAGAATCATATAACATACAG GATTATAGGCTATACCCCGGATTTGGATCCTGAGACAGTAGATGATGCCTTTGCCCGAGCCTTTAAAGTCTGGAGTGATGTCACGCCACTGAGATTTAACCGAATAAATGATGGAGAGGCAGACATTATGATTAATTTTGGCCGATGGg AACATGGTGATGGCTATCCATTTGATGGCAAAGATGGTCTCCTGGCTCACGCCTTTGCACCGGGGCCAGGAATTGGAGGAGACTCCCATTTTGATGATGATGAACTGTGGACTCTTGGAGAAGGGCAAG TGGTTAGAGTAAAGTATGGAAATGCAGATGGTGAATACTGCAAATTTCCCTTCTGGTTCAATGGTAAGGAATACAACAGCTGCACAGATGCAGGACGTAATGATGGATTCCTCTGGTGTTCCACAACCAAAGACTTTGATGCAGATGGCAAATATGGCTTTTGTCCCCATGAGT CACTTTTTACAATGGGTGGCAATGGTGATGGACAGCCCTGCAAGTTTCCCTTTAAATTTCAAGGCCAGTCCTATGACCAGTGTACAACAGAAGGCAGGACAGATGGATACAGATGGTGTGGAACCACTGAAGACTATGATAGAGATAAGAAATACGGATTCTGCCCAGAAACTG CCATGTCAACAGTTGGTGGAAATTCAGAAGGAGCTCCTTGTGTATTCCCCTTCATCTTCCTTGGGAATAAATACGACTCCTGTACAAGTGCAGGTCGCAATGATGGCAAGCTGTGGTGTGCTTCTACCAGCAGCTATGATGATGACCGCAAGTGGGGCTTTTGTCCAGATCAAG GATACAGTCTCTTCTTGGTTGCTGCCCACGAATTTGGCCATGCGATGGGATTAGAGCACTCCGAGGACCCAGGAGCTCTCATGGCCCCGATCTACACCTACACCAAGAACTTCCGCCTTTCTCAGGATGACATTAAGGGGATTCAAGAGCTATATG AAGTATCACCTGATGTGGAACCTGGACCAGGGCCAGGACCAGGGCCAGGACCACGTCCTACCCTTGGACCTGTCACTCCAGAGCTCTGCAAGCACGACATTGTATTTGATGGAGTTGCACAAATTagaggagaaatatttttcttcaaagacaG ATTCATGTGGAGGACTGTAAACCCTCGAGGAAAACCCACAGGTCCTCTTCTCGTTGCTACATTCTGGCCTGATCTGCCAGAGAAAATCGATGCTGTCTACGAGTCCCCTCAGGATGAGAAGGCTGTATTTTTTGCAG gAAATGAGTACTGGGTTTATACAGCCAGCAACCTGGATAGGGGCTATCCAAAGAAACTCACCAGCCTGGGACTACCCCCTGATGTGCAACGCATTGATGCAGCCTTCAACTGGGGCAGAAACAAGAAGACATATATTTTCTCTGGAGACAGATACTGGAA GtacaatgaagaaaagaaaaaaatggagcttGCAACCCCAAAATTCATTGCGGATTCTTGGAATGGAGTTCCAGATAACCTCGATGCTGTCCTGGGTCTTACTGACAGCG GGTACACCTATTTTTTCAAAGACCAGTACTATCTACAAATGGAAGACAAGAGTTTGAAGATTGTTAAAATTGGCAAGATAAGTTCTGACTGGTTGGGTTGCTGA